From Trichomycterus rosablanca isolate fTriRos1 chromosome 27, fTriRos1.hap1, whole genome shotgun sequence, a single genomic window includes:
- the LOC134304107 gene encoding cytochrome b-c1 complex subunit Rieske, mitochondrial, which yields MAVFTRSGSLAAYLQASHSPVSAPLRALVPGIALGTDKRLLLDVKKPFLCRESLNGLSPKTAHPVSCCLSVRASVRFAHTDIRVPDFSDYRRSEVLDPKQPSQESGDARRAFSYLITGSTAVMGVYAAKTAVTQFISSMSASADVLALSKIEIKLSDIPEGKNMTFKWRGKPLFVRHRTEKEITAEAEVDLSQLRDPQHDRDRVVNPSWVIVIGVCTHLGCVPIANAGDFGGYYCPCHGSHYDASGRIRKGPAPLNLEVPYYEFSDEETVVVG from the exons ATGGCGGTGTTCACCCGCTCCGGTTCTTTGGCAGCATATCTCCAGGCTTCTCATTCGCCTGTATCCGCTCCACTTCGCGCTCTGGTCCCCGGGATCGCGCTTGGTACCGACAAGCGGCTGCTGCTGGATGTAAAGAAGCCGTTTTTGTGCCGGGAGTCTCTGAATGGGCTCAGTCCTAAAACTGCTCACCCTGTGTCCTGCTGTTTAAGCG TTCGTGCCAGCGTGCGTTTTGCCCACACAGACATCCGGGTTCCTGATTTCTCTGATTATCGTCGTTCTGAGGTGCTGGACCCGAAGCAGCCATCGCAGGAGAGCGGTGATGCCAGGCGTGCATTCTCCTACCTGATTACGGGCTCCACGGCGGTGATGGGGGTCTACGCCGCTAAAACAGCCGTCACTCAATTCATCTCCTCCATGAGCGCCTCGGCCGACGTATTGGCTCTGTCCAAAATCGAGATCAAGCTGTCCGATATTCCAGAGGggaaaaacatgacatttaaatgGAGGGGGAAGCCATTGTTTGTACGTCACCGTACAGAGAAGGAGATCACTGCTGAAGCAGAAGTAGATCTGTCTCAGTTACGTGATCCCCAGCACGACCGTGATCGGGTGGTTAATCCTTCCTGGGTCATTGTGATCGGAGTGTGCACCCACCTGGGCTGCGTACCCATCGCCAATGCGGGCGATTTTGGAGGGTACTACTGCCCCTGCCACGGATCGCACTACGATGCCTCCGGTCGTATCCGTAAAGGTCCCGCTCCGTTAAACCTGGAGGTTCCTTATTATGAATTTTCTGATGAGGAAACCGTGGTGGTTGGTTGA